Proteins from one Ovis aries strain OAR_USU_Benz2616 breed Rambouillet chromosome 12, ARS-UI_Ramb_v3.0, whole genome shotgun sequence genomic window:
- the SPMIP3 gene encoding protein SPMIP3 isoform X1, whose protein sequence is MTAIRLREFIDRRPAIPPSIFIVHQGKDLHGYYTGQLARVHYDYSVKRSPRPLIDLEIPSKKKRQYQPQLDQQTLIRYICFQRCSKPAEPWYKETSYQRDYSLPFYKMGGLGSVPGQGTKSHMMQVRVCMPPLKIPHGTRKTEDLTCCN, encoded by the exons ATGACTGCCATCCGGCTACGAGAATTTATTGACCGccgtccagcaatcccacccag TATATTCATTGTTCACCAGGGAAAGGATCTCCATGGTTATTACACTGGGCAGCTGGCAAGAGTCCATTATGATTATAGTGTGAAGAGATCTCCCAG aCCTCTCATAGACTTGGAAATTCCATCTAAGAAGAAACGTCAGTATCAGCCTCAATTAGACCAACAAACTCTCATTCGGTACATCTGTTTTCAAAGATGTTCAAAGCCTGCCGAACCATGGTATAAAGAAACCTCTTACCAAAGAGACTATTCTTTGCCATTTTACAAGATGG ggggcctgggttcagtccctggtcaaggaactaaatcccacatgatgcaagtaagagtttgcatgcctccGCTGAAAATCCCACATGGCACAAGGAAGACTGAAGAtctcacttgctgcaactaa
- the SPMIP3 gene encoding protein SPMIP3 isoform X3 yields MTAIRLREFIDRRPAIPPSIFIVHQGKDLHGYYTGQLARVHYDYSVKRSPRPLIDLEIPSKKKRQYQPQLDQQTLIRYICFQRCSKPAEPWYKETSYQRDYSLPFYKMEDTDEVQ; encoded by the exons ATGACTGCCATCCGGCTACGAGAATTTATTGACCGccgtccagcaatcccacccag TATATTCATTGTTCACCAGGGAAAGGATCTCCATGGTTATTACACTGGGCAGCTGGCAAGAGTCCATTATGATTATAGTGTGAAGAGATCTCCCAG aCCTCTCATAGACTTGGAAATTCCATCTAAGAAGAAACGTCAGTATCAGCCTCAATTAGACCAACAAACTCTCATTCGGTACATCTGTTTTCAAAGATGTTCAAAGCCTGCCGAACCATGGTATAAAGAAACCTCTTACCAAAGAGACTATTCTTTGCCATTTTACAAGATGG